A genomic window from Gossypium hirsutum isolate 1008001.06 chromosome D10, Gossypium_hirsutum_v2.1, whole genome shotgun sequence includes:
- the LOC121222480 gene encoding protein NRT1/ PTR FAMILY 5.4 — protein MDSSVAPVTIDNAHRQNPTKLSSQKKPSKGGWKAAFFVISVEMAERFAFYGLAGNLITYLTNNLGEPVVTAAKNVNTWVGVSAIFPLLGAFIADSYLGRFKTILASSVIYFLGMVLLSLSVSVIPIHSRKAVFFTALYVLAIGEGGHKPCVQTFAADQFDENNPEEKAAKSSFFNWWYLGIVTGASVAIVVVIYLQDNVSWAAGFGVLSGSLAVALAVFLIGIRKYRKQRPTGSPFTSVAQVFVAAAKKWRVSETHGGRGICYEDDRRGGSHVKGQTMGRDLVRTKQFRFLDKAMIIDDKDTLSKTRDPWRLCSLNQVEEVKLVLRLIPIWLGCLMFSAVITQLHTFFTKQGSTMLRSIGPNFQVPPAALQILVGLTILIAVPIYDRVFVPIARKITGHPSGITMLQRIGTGLFISILNMVVAGLVETARVNTATKHGLMDAPKAVVPMSVWWLLPQYVLTGLGDVFTIVGLQELFYDQMPEEMRSIGAAAYISVVGVGSFINTAIISVVQVISSRHGNEWLGDNLNRAKLNYFYWVLAGLSAFNLCAYIWISRRFVYKKVENNDERVGEGKESGMGGYLDVKV, from the exons ATGGACAGCTCAGTTGCTCCTGTCACCATAGACAATGCCCACCGTCAAAACCCCACCAAACTCTCTTCTCAAAAAAAGCCCTCCAAAGGAGGGTGGAAAGCAGCCTTTTTTGTTATCT CTGTTGAGATGGCCGAGCGATTTGCTTTCTACGGATTGGCTGGAAATCTGATCACATACCTCACAAACAATCTCGGAGAACCAGTGGTCACCGCAGCCAAGAACGTCAATACATGGGTTGGGGTCTCCGCCATCTTCCCTTTGCTCGGAGCCTTCATTGCCGATTCATACCTCGGTCGCTTCAAGACCATCCTTGCCTCCTCTGTCATCTACTTCTTG GGAATGGTGTTATTGAGCTTATCAGTGTCAGTAATCCCTATACATTCCCGCAAAGCTGTGTTTTTCACAGCGCTTTACGTATTAGCCATTGGCGAAGGAGGCCATAAACCATGCGTTCAAACCTTCGCTGCTGACCAGTTCGATGAGAACAATCCTGAAGAAAAGGCAGCCAAAAGCTCATTTTTCAACTGGTGGTACCTTGGGATCGTTACAGGAGCCTCAGTCGCCATCGTTGTCGTCATTTATCTCCAG GATAATGTTAGTTGGGCAGCAGGATTTGGGGTGTTATCAGGGTCATTAGCGGTAGCATTGGCGGTGTTTCTAATTGGGATCAGGAAGTACCGAAAGCAACGGCCGACAGGGAGTCCGTTCACCTCTGTGGCTCAGGTCTTTGTCGCCGCTGCAAAGAAGTGGCGCGTGAGTGAAACCCACGGTGGCAGGGGAATTTGCTATGAAGATGATAGAAGAGGTGGGAGCCACGTCAAAGGTCAAACCATGGGTCGCGACTTGGTCCGTACAAAACAGTTCAG aTTTCTAGATAAAGCAATGATCATCGACGATAAAGATACCTTGAGCAAAACTAGGGATCCATGGCGGCTTTGCTCATTGAACCAAGTTGAAGAAGTGAAGCTTGTTCTTCGCCTTATACCCATATGGCTTGGTTGCTTAATGTTCAGTGCTGTAATAACTCAATTACACACATTTTTCACCAAGCAAGGCAGCACAATGTTGAGATCAATAGGTCCCAATTTTCAAGTCCCCCCGGCAGCACTTCAAATTCTCGTAGGCCTCACGATCCTCATCGCCGTCCCGATTTATGATCGGGTTTTCGTCCCCATCGCTCGAAAAATAACCGGACATCCCTCTGGAATAACAATGCTACAAAGGATCGGTACCGGCCTATTCATTTCCATATTGAACATGGTTGTCGCAGGCCTAGTAGAGACGGCTAGGGTCAACACTGCCACCAAACATGGCCTAATGGATGCCCCGAAAGCCGTAGTCCCAATGAGCGTATGGTGGTTACTTCCTCAATATGTGCTTACCGGACTAGGAGACGTTTTTACAATCGTCGGATTACAAGAATTGTTCTACGATCAAATGCCGGAAGAAATGAGAAGCATTGGGGCAGCTGCATATATAAGTGTAGTGGGAGTTGGGAGCTTTATAAACACAGCTATAATCTCAGTGGTTCAAGTCATTAGTTCAAGGCATGGGAATGAATGGTTGGGAGATAATCTAAACCGTGCAAAACTTAATTACTTTTATTGGGTATTGGCAGGGTTGAGTGCTTTTAATTTGTGTGCTTATATTTGGATTTCTAGGAGATTTGTgtataaaaaagttgaaaataatgATGAAAGAGTTGGTGAGGGGAAAGAGTCGGGAATGGGAGGCTATTTGGACgtaaaagtatga